A genomic segment from Luteolibacter ambystomatis encodes:
- a CDS encoding NF038122 family metalloprotease, with amino-acid sequence MSPRFPLIFIALLVGRLADAHEADVFNAVNLETGSGGLSSGGTSAPASLGTFNIVIQPGSTLASNGSALAAFQRAATSWAAYISDPVTIVIDADVHSFGAGQENIIGGASSQLLIGGYSGIRDTLVADDTAGGGGSISSALPTTSWGMNMQSLAGISFSGNVLLTKANAKALGFSASMLDAIVGTTTDATINFNSDFAFDYDRSDGISFGTIDFESVALHEIGHALGFISQVDVADMVSGYADGVPYITTEQGNVPLTQLDLSTLDLFRLAAGSALASETDFTDAVRQLTPGEEAVFFDGVSLWSFSTGVALGDGRQGSHWKDDGLTGTLIGAMDPTIGYGQSFALTDADLRALDLIGYDVASLASVPEPGIWIMGALGAFVSMRRRRG; translated from the coding sequence ATGAGCCCCCGCTTTCCTTTGATTTTCATCGCCCTTCTTGTTGGACGATTGGCCGATGCTCATGAGGCGGATGTCTTCAATGCGGTGAACCTGGAAACCGGCTCGGGTGGATTGTCCTCCGGTGGCACCTCCGCCCCGGCCTCGCTCGGCACTTTCAATATCGTCATCCAACCGGGCTCGACGCTGGCTTCGAACGGCAGCGCCCTTGCCGCCTTCCAACGCGCTGCGACCTCATGGGCTGCCTATATTTCGGATCCGGTTACGATCGTGATCGATGCCGATGTCCACTCCTTTGGCGCAGGACAGGAAAACATCATCGGAGGAGCTTCGTCCCAACTGCTGATCGGCGGATATTCGGGAATCCGCGATACCCTGGTGGCGGATGATACCGCCGGAGGTGGTGGTTCGATCTCCTCCGCGCTGCCGACCACTTCCTGGGGGATGAACATGCAATCGCTGGCAGGCATTTCCTTCAGTGGCAATGTCCTTCTGACCAAGGCCAATGCAAAAGCCTTGGGATTTTCCGCTTCGATGCTCGATGCCATCGTGGGCACCACCACCGACGCCACGATCAATTTCAACAGCGACTTCGCATTCGACTACGATCGGTCGGACGGCATTTCGTTTGGAACGATCGATTTCGAAAGCGTGGCACTGCATGAGATCGGACACGCGCTGGGCTTCATCTCGCAGGTGGATGTGGCGGACATGGTTTCGGGATACGCGGATGGAGTGCCTTACATCACCACGGAGCAGGGCAATGTCCCGCTGACCCAGCTCGATCTCAGCACCTTGGATCTTTTCAGGCTCGCCGCAGGGAGCGCGTTGGCCTCGGAAACGGATTTCACGGACGCGGTGCGCCAGCTCACTCCCGGTGAAGAGGCTGTGTTTTTCGATGGCGTCTCGCTGTGGTCGTTTTCCACCGGAGTCGCATTGGGTGATGGTCGTCAGGGCAGCCATTGGAAGGATGACGGTCTGACGGGTACCCTCATCGGTGCCATGGACCCTACGATCGGTTACGGACAGTCCTTCGCCCTTACGGATGCCGATCTGAGAGCACTGGATCTCATCGGCTACGATGTGGCGTCTTTGGCGAGTGTGCCGGAACCGGGTATCTGGATCATGGGGGCGCTGGGTGCGTTCGTGAGCATGCGCCGCCGCCGTGGATGA
- a CDS encoding AraC family transcriptional regulator: MSADDDFLDQLASPRFCERLFAHLPDVVFCLKDRQRRYRAANMAFAQRLGIDHPRKLLGRVADEFFAPHLAAAYREQDMQVLESGRELSDRLELVTNRDGSLGWYLATKVPLHDAKGEVIGLASISRDLGAPSEADTEYAGVARTVAFIQANLDESLRPDDLAAKAKLSPDQLDRRMRKVFQLTTAQFIRKARIGAAAELLTTTSTPVAEIALACGYGDQTAFTRQFRATVGMPPATYREHARRHV, translated from the coding sequence GTGTCCGCTGACGACGATTTTCTCGACCAACTCGCCTCGCCGCGTTTCTGCGAGCGGTTGTTCGCCCACCTGCCGGACGTGGTTTTCTGTTTGAAGGACCGCCAGCGCCGCTATCGGGCGGCGAACATGGCCTTCGCCCAACGGCTGGGGATTGATCACCCGCGGAAGCTGCTGGGCCGGGTGGCGGACGAATTTTTCGCCCCCCACCTCGCCGCCGCCTACCGCGAGCAGGACATGCAGGTGCTGGAGTCCGGGCGCGAGCTCAGCGACCGGCTGGAGTTGGTGACCAATCGCGATGGATCGCTCGGCTGGTATCTGGCCACCAAGGTGCCGCTTCACGACGCGAAAGGAGAAGTCATCGGCCTGGCTTCGATTTCCCGGGATCTCGGCGCGCCCAGCGAGGCCGATACCGAGTATGCCGGGGTCGCGCGCACTGTGGCCTTCATTCAGGCCAACCTGGACGAGAGCCTGCGCCCGGACGATCTGGCGGCGAAGGCGAAGCTTTCCCCGGACCAGTTGGATCGGCGGATGCGGAAGGTTTTCCAGCTCACCACCGCCCAGTTCATCCGCAAGGCCCGGATCGGTGCGGCGGCCGAGTTGCTCACCACGACCTCCACACCGGTGGCGGAGATCGCGCTGGCCTGCGGCTATGGCGACCAGACGGCGTTCACCCGCCAGTTTCGCGCCACCGTGGGGATGCCGCCAGCCACTTACCGGGAACATGCCCGCCGCCATGTCTGA
- a CDS encoding tetratricopeptide repeat protein, whose translation MKKHFLPLTLLLGAAVTAIAEEKPAADKPVTEKATEKKDTPQYTPNQQAFLNLPEEKRTEYAKHLQEAYRVFQEKRVFETLDELAKARAIFKDDPDALNLFGSCQVEFRAFDKAMEAYIAADKLSPDNPNIRFNIGEVYFVTKKWKECLDTFEKVLKLVAEKNIKLDPGLLRLMEFKVLLCKIKLGKKEEAEILAEKYDYLDDSPYYYFAHAAMAYEKKDEINAEEWLARANRIFNNPATLSPWQDTMVEFGYIKSFYGEDSAAPAAAK comes from the coding sequence ATGAAAAAACATTTTCTGCCACTGACCCTGTTGCTTGGCGCTGCGGTCACCGCCATCGCCGAAGAAAAGCCCGCGGCGGACAAGCCGGTGACGGAGAAGGCCACCGAGAAAAAGGACACGCCCCAGTATACTCCGAATCAGCAGGCGTTCCTCAATCTCCCGGAGGAAAAGCGCACCGAGTATGCGAAGCACCTGCAGGAAGCCTATCGTGTTTTCCAGGAAAAGCGCGTGTTCGAGACCCTCGATGAACTGGCGAAAGCCCGAGCCATCTTCAAGGATGATCCCGATGCGTTGAATCTCTTCGGGTCCTGCCAAGTCGAGTTCCGGGCGTTCGACAAAGCGATGGAAGCCTACATTGCGGCCGACAAGCTTTCTCCGGATAATCCAAATATTCGCTTCAACATCGGCGAAGTGTATTTCGTGACCAAGAAGTGGAAGGAGTGCCTCGACACCTTTGAGAAGGTTCTCAAGCTGGTCGCGGAGAAGAATATCAAATTGGACCCCGGCCTCCTCCGGCTCATGGAGTTCAAAGTCCTTCTGTGCAAGATCAAGCTGGGCAAAAAGGAGGAAGCCGAAATTCTTGCCGAGAAGTACGACTATCTGGACGATTCTCCTTACTACTATTTCGCCCACGCGGCGATGGCCTACGAGAAGAAGGATGAAATCAATGCGGAGGAATGGCTTGCGAGAGCCAACCGCATCTTCAACAACCCCGCCACCTTGTCTCCCTGGCAGGACACCATGGTGGAATTCGGGTATATCAAGAGCTTCTACGGCGAGGATTCAGCCGCGCCTGCTGCCGCCAAGTAA
- the nadD gene encoding nicotinate (nicotinamide) nucleotide adenylyltransferase: MSEPRRIALFGGTFDPVHLGHIHLAERAREAAGLDEVRFLPCRISPHKTGSEAAPGRDRLEMLRLATRELPWAAVDEYELNGPEPSFSYLTAEAMAAREPEACWFWLMGGDQWEALPRWRHPERLAAVVTFLVLARGTDIPRGRPGFRMKVVTGDHPASSTLIRHSAEGGKLREEWLQPAVADYISKHDLYRH, from the coding sequence ATGTCTGAGCCACGGCGCATCGCTCTTTTCGGAGGGACTTTCGATCCGGTTCATCTCGGGCATATCCATCTGGCGGAAAGGGCCAGGGAGGCAGCCGGGCTGGATGAAGTGCGGTTTCTGCCCTGCCGGATCTCGCCTCACAAGACGGGCTCCGAGGCCGCTCCGGGTCGTGATCGGCTGGAGATGCTGCGGCTCGCAACCCGGGAACTGCCATGGGCGGCCGTGGACGAATACGAACTCAACGGGCCGGAACCTTCGTTTTCCTATCTTACGGCGGAAGCAATGGCCGCACGGGAGCCGGAGGCGTGCTGGTTCTGGTTGATGGGCGGAGATCAATGGGAGGCCCTGCCACGCTGGCGTCATCCGGAACGTCTGGCCGCGGTCGTTACCTTTCTGGTCCTGGCGCGTGGAACTGATATTCCACGGGGGCGGCCCGGTTTCCGGATGAAGGTGGTCACCGGTGATCACCCGGCGTCTTCCACTCTGATCCGGCATTCGGCGGAAGGGGGAAAGCTCCGGGAGGAATGGCTGCAGCCGGCTGTGGCTGACTATATTTCCAAGCATGACCTCTATCGTCACTGA
- a CDS encoding NAD(P)-dependent alcohol dehydrogenase has translation MATTKVHAYAAQDAASALAPFDISRREPGALDVEIEILYCGVCHSDLHQARDEWHNTIYPCVPGHEIVGRVTRTGPEVTKFQPGDLAAVGCMIDSCGSCENCQAGFEQYCLAFPTFTYNGEDKQLGGPTFGGYSTSIVVTEGFVLKVPASLDLAATAPLLCAGITTYSPLRHWKVGPGQKVGIVGLGGLGHMGVKFARAFGAHVVLFTTSPGKVEDGLRLGAHEVVVTREPGALAKHRGSFDFILDAVSAQHDINEYLTLLKLDGNLTLVGAPEEPLPVAAFNLLLPRRSFSGSAIGGIAETQEMLDFCAEHQIVSDIELIRIQQVNEAWDRLLKQDVRYRFVIDMASLKS, from the coding sequence ATGGCTACCACGAAAGTCCACGCGTATGCCGCCCAGGACGCGGCCTCGGCCCTCGCCCCCTTCGACATCTCCCGCCGCGAACCCGGTGCCCTCGATGTCGAGATCGAGATCCTTTATTGCGGTGTCTGCCACTCGGACCTCCATCAGGCCCGTGATGAATGGCACAACACCATCTATCCGTGCGTGCCCGGCCACGAGATCGTCGGCCGCGTCACCCGCACCGGCCCGGAGGTCACCAAGTTCCAGCCCGGCGATCTCGCCGCAGTGGGATGCATGATCGATTCCTGCGGAAGCTGTGAGAACTGCCAGGCGGGCTTCGAGCAATACTGCCTCGCCTTCCCCACCTTCACCTACAATGGCGAGGACAAGCAACTCGGGGGACCTACCTTCGGCGGCTACTCCACCAGCATCGTGGTGACGGAGGGCTTTGTGCTGAAGGTGCCCGCCAGCCTCGATCTCGCCGCCACCGCACCGCTGTTGTGCGCGGGCATCACCACCTACTCGCCGCTGCGCCATTGGAAGGTCGGCCCTGGTCAGAAAGTCGGCATCGTCGGTCTCGGCGGCCTGGGCCACATGGGGGTGAAATTCGCCCGCGCCTTTGGTGCCCATGTGGTGCTCTTCACCACCTCGCCCGGCAAGGTGGAGGACGGCCTGCGCCTCGGTGCCCACGAAGTGGTGGTTACCCGCGAACCCGGAGCGTTGGCCAAGCACCGCGGCAGCTTCGACTTCATCCTCGATGCGGTCTCCGCCCAGCACGATATCAACGAGTATCTCACCTTGCTGAAGCTCGATGGAAATCTCACGCTGGTGGGCGCTCCGGAGGAACCGCTGCCGGTGGCCGCCTTCAACCTGCTGCTGCCACGCCGCAGCTTCTCCGGCTCCGCCATCGGTGGCATCGCTGAAACCCAGGAGATGCTCGATTTCTGCGCCGAGCACCAGATCGTCTCGGATATCGAATTGATCCGGATCCAGCAGGTGAATGAAGCTTGGGACCGCCTGCTCAAGCAGGACGTGCGCTACCGGTTCGTCATCGACATGGCGTCCCTCAAGTCATGA